In Legionella beliardensis, the following are encoded in one genomic region:
- a CDS encoding cold-shock protein yields the protein MSQVETGRVKWFNEKKGFGFIVNQNGDDIFIHYRDINGTGFLTLHENELVSYTVAKGPKGYKAQDVTVIRDE from the coding sequence ATGTCGCAAGTAGAGACTGGCCGTGTAAAATGGTTCAATGAAAAAAAGGGATTTGGATTTATTGTTAATCAAAATGGTGACGACATCTTTATTCATTATCGAGATATTAATGGCACTGGGTTTTTAACATTGCATGAGAACGAGCTTGTTTCTTATACTGTTGCTAAAGGGCCTAAAGGATATAAAGCTCAAGATGTTACTGTTATTCGTGATGAATAG
- a CDS encoding SDR family NAD(P)-dependent oxidoreductase codes for METSKQVAVITGAANGIGFALTKNCLQRGINVVMADHAISTLCDRVEQLSGQNQADVFGVTCDVTKPEGLKHLAKQTLERFGRVDWLFNNAGICGHFEPVWELTSEHIRKVMDVNLYGVIHALHAFLPIMFNQSHRSYVINMASFYGLCSGSQLSAYAMSKHALVALSESLYFDLNRLNKPVDVSVVCPSFTNTQLLTNSTPLNNNKLHEMMSHLIERSRPADDVAKHILNELEKKTFYILPDKEVKEYCTQRTEAIINQTEPHQHNIEKLIASLSNRALKANSSVT; via the coding sequence ATGGAAACTTCTAAGCAAGTAGCTGTGATTACTGGTGCTGCAAATGGTATTGGTTTTGCTTTAACAAAAAATTGCTTGCAACGTGGCATTAATGTGGTTATGGCAGATCATGCGATATCGACTTTATGTGATCGTGTTGAGCAATTAAGTGGCCAAAATCAAGCAGACGTTTTTGGGGTTACCTGTGATGTAACCAAACCTGAGGGGTTAAAGCATTTGGCTAAGCAAACGCTTGAGCGTTTTGGTCGTGTTGATTGGTTATTTAATAACGCTGGGATTTGCGGGCATTTTGAGCCAGTATGGGAATTAACAAGCGAGCATATCCGTAAAGTGATGGATGTTAATCTGTATGGTGTCATTCATGCCTTACATGCTTTTTTACCGATTATGTTTAATCAATCGCATCGTTCCTACGTTATCAATATGGCAAGTTTTTATGGTTTATGTAGCGGTTCGCAATTATCAGCTTATGCTATGTCAAAACATGCCCTAGTCGCGCTTTCTGAATCTCTTTATTTTGATTTAAACCGCCTAAATAAACCAGTTGATGTTTCTGTGGTTTGTCCTTCGTTCACTAACACACAGCTCTTAACTAATTCGACGCCATTAAATAACAATAAGCTTCATGAAATGATGAGTCATTTAATTGAAAGAAGCAGGCCAGCGGATGATGTAGCCAAGCATATTCTTAATGAATTAGAAAAGAAGACTTTTTATATTTTGCCTGATAAAGAGGTGAAAGAATATTGCACACAACGAACGGAAGCAATTATTAACCAGACCGAACCCCATCAACATAACATTGAAAAACTTATTGCATCATTAAGCAATCGCGCTTTAAAAGCGAATTCTTCAGTTACGTGA
- the hemF gene encoding oxygen-dependent coproporphyrinogen oxidase, whose translation MRNPVNNLPLPENAIELVKTYLLNLQNSLCLTLSNMDGKAFHEDIWTRPLGGGGITRVMEKGNVFAKAGVNFSHVSGEKLPPAASALRPELAGRTFNALGVSIVLHPENPYAPTTHANIRFFIAEKEGFPPIWWFGGGFDLTPYYGFLEDCKHWHYTARQACVSFGEHLYPKFKAWCDDYFFLKHRQEARGIGGLFFDDFNEVSFEHSFAFMQSIGNHFIKAYEPIINKRKDHPYGAREKAFQLYRRGRYVEFNLIYDRGTLFGLQSGGRTESILMSLPPEVNWLYNWQPEANSPEAKLYTDFLPAKDWLCD comes from the coding sequence ATGAGGAATCCTGTGAATAACCTTCCTTTGCCTGAAAATGCCATTGAATTGGTGAAAACTTACCTACTTAATCTGCAAAATAGCCTTTGCCTTACGTTAAGTAACATGGATGGTAAAGCCTTTCATGAAGACATTTGGACTAGACCGCTTGGTGGTGGCGGAATCACACGTGTTATGGAAAAAGGCAATGTCTTTGCTAAAGCTGGTGTAAATTTTTCCCACGTTTCAGGTGAAAAACTACCTCCTGCAGCTAGTGCATTACGACCTGAGCTTGCAGGCAGAACATTTAATGCGTTAGGCGTATCTATTGTGCTACATCCAGAAAATCCTTATGCTCCTACTACGCATGCCAATATACGTTTCTTCATTGCTGAAAAGGAAGGCTTTCCCCCTATTTGGTGGTTTGGCGGCGGTTTTGACTTAACCCCCTATTATGGCTTTCTCGAAGATTGCAAGCATTGGCACTACACCGCCAGACAAGCCTGCGTAAGCTTTGGCGAGCACCTTTATCCTAAGTTTAAAGCCTGGTGTGATGACTACTTCTTTTTGAAGCATAGACAAGAAGCACGAGGAATTGGCGGCTTATTTTTTGATGACTTTAATGAGGTAAGCTTTGAGCATAGCTTTGCTTTCATGCAAAGCATAGGTAATCATTTTATTAAAGCTTATGAACCTATTATTAACAAACGCAAAGACCACCCTTACGGCGCGCGCGAAAAAGCATTTCAATTATACCGTCGTGGCCGTTATGTAGAATTTAATCTTATTTATGACAGAGGAACGCTGTTTGGTTTACAGTCAGGAGGGCGAACAGAATCGATACTTATGTCCCTTCCACCTGAGGTAAATTGGCTTTACAATTGGCAGCCTGAAGCAAATAGTCCAGAAGCAAAACTTTACACCGATTTTTTACCTGCTAAAGACTGGCTATGCGATTAA
- a CDS encoding MFS transporter, giving the protein MQLLRSRLFLPLFLTQFFGAFNDNVFKLAMLTLISYHLSTSQANSEHYQSIAGILFTLPFFLFSATAGQLADAYDKAMLTRLVKIVEIILMLIGSIGLLKSNIPLMLFTLAGLGIHSTFFGPIKYAILPDHLPRPQLLKATGLIEASTFFAILTGTILGTLSIGNDKNHVHYAIYLINVASLSGFIASLFILSAPSSELNRTKIDYNIWRATINMLKRVLTNKQIYPAVLLISWFWLVGAVVVTKLPDYAHYVLRADTTVFAMFLGIFSIGIAAGSLAITKFLAGKITLRYVPLAMFFLSLFALDLYWISPIENPDLPLVNLWQFLMSLSHWRITIDFFLFSFCGGLFVVPLYTYLQVISKESQRAQTIAANNIYNALAMVLGGILVIVMLKLKFSIADVFLVIAILNIIVATVLNYIYKINRIASL; this is encoded by the coding sequence ATGCAGTTATTAAGAAGTAGATTATTTTTGCCGTTATTTTTAACTCAATTCTTTGGCGCATTTAACGATAATGTCTTTAAATTAGCCATGCTTACCTTGATTAGTTACCATTTAAGCACATCGCAAGCTAATTCTGAGCATTATCAATCAATAGCAGGTATTTTATTTACCTTGCCCTTTTTCTTATTTTCAGCGACAGCAGGTCAGTTAGCAGATGCGTATGATAAAGCAATGTTGACACGTTTAGTTAAGATTGTTGAAATAATATTAATGTTGATAGGTAGTATTGGGCTCTTAAAAAGTAATATTCCTTTGATGTTATTTACTTTAGCAGGACTAGGCATTCATTCTACGTTTTTTGGCCCAATTAAATATGCAATATTGCCTGATCACTTACCACGTCCGCAGTTGCTTAAGGCCACGGGTTTAATTGAAGCGAGTACGTTTTTCGCTATTCTAACAGGCACTATTTTGGGAACTTTATCCATAGGTAACGATAAAAATCATGTTCATTATGCTATTTATTTAATAAATGTTGCCTCTTTAAGCGGCTTTATCGCCAGTTTATTTATCCTGTCTGCTCCTTCTTCAGAGCTAAATCGAACGAAAATAGATTATAATATTTGGCGCGCTACCATAAACATGCTTAAGCGTGTACTAACTAATAAACAGATTTATCCTGCCGTCTTGCTAATATCTTGGTTTTGGTTAGTAGGCGCGGTTGTGGTCACTAAGCTTCCTGATTATGCCCATTATGTTTTAAGAGCCGATACAACTGTATTTGCCATGTTTTTAGGCATTTTTTCTATTGGTATTGCTGCGGGATCCCTGGCCATTACCAAATTTTTAGCCGGAAAAATTACACTTCGCTATGTCCCATTGGCTATGTTTTTTTTATCTTTATTTGCTCTGGATTTGTATTGGATATCGCCTATTGAAAATCCTGATTTACCCTTAGTAAATTTATGGCAATTTTTAATGTCGTTATCCCATTGGCGCATCACTATTGATTTTTTTCTCTTTTCCTTTTGTGGCGGTTTATTTGTCGTGCCGCTTTATACTTATTTACAAGTCATAAGCAAAGAAAGCCAACGTGCACAAACCATTGCCGCAAATAATATTTATAATGCCTTAGCGATGGTTTTAGGGGGAATTTTGGTCATCGTTATGCTTAAGCTTAAATTTTCGATTGCCGATGTTTTTTTAGTGATTGCTATACTAAATATTATCGTAGCAACCGTTTTAAATTATATTTATAAAATTAATCGCATAGCCAGTCTTTAG
- a CDS encoding DUF2130 domain-containing protein — translation MAEPVIHCPSCKNEVKLTESLAAPLVESIKKQYQLELAQKDLAIANREEIYKRKEEQLKEAQKKLNEQIETQVQEQLKKERNIVAAEEAKKARLALGNELESKASEVMELQAILKAREEKLAAAQKVQADLLRQQRELEDAKREMDLTIEKSIQEGLAEIREKARREAEGALQLKVQEKEETILAMQKQIEQLKQKAEQGSQQLQGEVQELMLENMLQAKFPTDVIESVPKGEFGGDILQRVFAFNGQDCGTILWESKRTKHWNEQWLTKLRDDQRAAKAEICVIVSQALPVNVETFEQIDGVWVTHPRAAFPVAMVLRQTLLDIAMVRKASEGQQTKTELVYQYLTGPRFRQRIEAIVEAFSAMQTDLDKERKAILKQWAKRHEQIERVMLATVGMYGDLQGIAGKSLQEIAGLDFAALEDDKTVEVIL, via the coding sequence ATGGCTGAGCCGGTAATTCATTGTCCAAGTTGTAAAAATGAAGTCAAGTTAACTGAATCATTAGCTGCGCCTTTAGTCGAATCAATAAAAAAACAATATCAATTAGAATTGGCTCAAAAAGATTTAGCTATCGCCAATCGCGAAGAAATTTATAAAAGGAAAGAAGAACAATTAAAAGAAGCACAAAAAAAGCTCAATGAACAGATCGAAACGCAAGTCCAAGAGCAACTCAAGAAGGAACGCAATATTGTTGCTGCTGAGGAAGCAAAAAAGGCAAGGCTTGCTTTAGGAAATGAATTAGAAAGTAAAGCAAGTGAGGTCATGGAGTTACAAGCTATTCTAAAAGCGCGGGAAGAAAAGCTCGCTGCTGCACAAAAAGTTCAAGCTGATTTGCTAAGACAGCAGCGCGAGCTTGAAGATGCTAAGCGCGAAATGGATTTGACGATAGAAAAAAGTATTCAAGAAGGTTTAGCTGAAATTAGAGAAAAAGCGAGACGTGAAGCTGAAGGGGCATTGCAACTTAAAGTACAAGAAAAAGAAGAGACAATTCTTGCCATGCAAAAGCAAATTGAGCAATTGAAACAAAAAGCTGAGCAAGGCTCGCAGCAATTACAAGGTGAAGTACAAGAATTAATGTTAGAAAACATGTTGCAGGCTAAATTTCCAACTGATGTAATTGAATCTGTGCCTAAAGGTGAATTTGGCGGCGATATTCTACAACGTGTGTTTGCTTTCAATGGCCAAGATTGTGGCACTATTTTATGGGAATCAAAGCGTACCAAACATTGGAATGAACAATGGCTCACGAAATTACGTGATGATCAACGTGCTGCCAAAGCTGAAATTTGTGTCATTGTCAGTCAGGCCTTGCCTGTAAATGTCGAAACATTTGAACAAATAGATGGCGTTTGGGTCACTCATCCCCGAGCAGCCTTTCCTGTTGCTATGGTGTTAAGACAAACACTTTTAGACATTGCTATGGTTCGTAAAGCATCAGAGGGTCAGCAAACTAAAACCGAACTAGTCTATCAGTATTTAACTGGTCCCCGTTTTCGCCAGCGCATTGAGGCGATTGTAGAAGCCTTTTCTGCCATGCAAACTGATTTAGATAAAGAGCGTAAAGCCATTCTTAAGCAATGGGCTAAGCGCCATGAACAAATTGAGCGCGTTATGCTAGCAACTGTTGGCATGTATGGCGATCTTCAAGGTATTGCAGGTAAATCACTGCAAGAAATAGCTGGTTTAGATTTTGCTGCTTTAGAAGACGATAAGACAGTAGAAGTGATTCTTTGA
- a CDS encoding glutathione S-transferase N-terminal domain-containing protein → MMIDLYYWPTPNGHKITIFLEECGIPYEIKPIDITKGDQFSEHFLSISPNNRMPAIVDHDVIKDGKPLAIFESGAILIYLAEKTGHFLPQDLYSRYEALQWLFWQVAGLGPMAGQNHHFSQFKEDDKLQYAIERYIRETTRLYGVLNKQLTNRDYITGDYSIADMACYPWIVPFEKQSQNLDDFPNLKQWFLRIQARPAVQRAYEKAQDIKVDPVLTEEAKRILYNLKS, encoded by the coding sequence ATGATGATAGACCTTTACTATTGGCCGACGCCAAATGGACATAAAATTACCATTTTTTTAGAAGAATGCGGCATACCCTATGAAATTAAGCCTATAGACATTACGAAAGGTGACCAGTTTAGCGAGCATTTTTTATCAATTTCCCCTAATAACCGCATGCCAGCTATCGTTGATCATGACGTTATAAAAGACGGAAAACCTTTAGCTATCTTTGAATCCGGTGCAATCTTAATTTATTTAGCAGAAAAGACAGGCCATTTTTTACCACAAGACCTTTACTCTCGTTATGAAGCCTTGCAATGGCTATTTTGGCAAGTAGCAGGCTTAGGCCCTATGGCTGGCCAAAATCATCACTTCAGCCAATTTAAAGAAGACGATAAACTGCAATATGCAATTGAACGCTACATCCGTGAAACAACTCGTTTGTATGGGGTTTTAAATAAACAATTAACAAATCGTGATTACATTACCGGTGATTACTCCATTGCTGATATGGCTTGTTACCCTTGGATTGTTCCCTTTGAAAAACAAAGCCAAAATTTAGATGATTTTCCCAATTTAAAACAATGGTTTTTAAGAATACAAGCAAGACCCGCTGTTCAGCGAGCTTATGAAAAAGCACAAGATATAAAAGTAGATCCTGTTTTAACTGAAGAAGCGAAACGAATTTTATATAATTTAAAATCTTAA
- a CDS encoding S1C family serine protease, protein MRNKIWKHVFICFFSLLACNAIAGNLGDLLNYERNTVEIFQKFSPKVVSVHRLARVQHAYTKMRVPAGAGSGIIWDKRGHIVTNYHVVKGADDLAVTIGNVTVPAKVIGAEPRKDIAVLAISSAKALDLLKTYTPFELIHSRDLLVGQKAIAIGNPFGLDHSLTIGVISALGRQVPGAGGVTIREMIQTDASINPGNSGGPLLDSRGRLIGLNTAIYSNSGSSAGIGFAVPSDDVERIVPQLIKNGRVVLAGIGIRRVEPSIAKRFGITKGILILDILPHSPGAAAGLRGTYRDADGRIHLGDIITAVNGHPVPNYDAFYNLLTDIKVGEEITVTVKRGSRYVDHKLKTIDIASY, encoded by the coding sequence ATGAGAAATAAGATTTGGAAGCATGTTTTTATTTGTTTTTTTAGTCTTTTAGCTTGTAATGCTATAGCAGGCAATCTAGGTGATCTTTTAAATTATGAACGAAACACGGTAGAAATTTTTCAAAAATTTTCTCCTAAAGTTGTTTCTGTTCATCGATTAGCAAGAGTGCAGCATGCTTATACCAAGATGCGTGTTCCTGCTGGTGCAGGGTCTGGAATTATCTGGGATAAACGGGGACACATAGTCACCAATTACCATGTCGTAAAAGGCGCTGATGATCTTGCCGTGACAATTGGTAATGTGACGGTACCGGCAAAAGTGATTGGTGCTGAGCCGCGTAAAGATATTGCCGTCCTTGCCATTTCATCAGCAAAAGCATTAGATCTGTTAAAGACATATACCCCATTTGAATTGATTCATAGTCGCGATTTATTAGTCGGACAAAAAGCAATTGCTATTGGCAACCCATTTGGTTTAGATCATAGCTTAACAATCGGTGTTATTTCTGCATTAGGTCGCCAAGTACCTGGGGCTGGGGGCGTTACCATTCGTGAAATGATTCAAACTGATGCCTCAATTAACCCCGGTAACTCAGGAGGGCCGTTACTAGATAGTCGCGGGCGTCTAATAGGGCTTAATACGGCGATTTACTCTAATTCAGGCTCTTCTGCGGGTATTGGCTTTGCAGTTCCTTCTGATGATGTAGAGCGCATTGTGCCGCAGTTGATAAAAAATGGTCGGGTTGTTTTAGCAGGTATTGGTATTCGTCGTGTTGAGCCTAGCATTGCTAAACGCTTTGGCATTACTAAAGGTATTTTAATATTAGACATCTTACCTCATTCACCAGGGGCTGCGGCGGGTTTGCGTGGTACATACCGCGATGCAGATGGAAGAATCCATTTAGGTGACATCATTACGGCAGTTAATGGCCATCCTGTACCTAATTATGATGCTTTTTATAATTTACTGACTGACATTAAAGTTGGTGAAGAAATTACTGTAACTGTTAAGCGTGGTAGTAGGTATGTTGATCATAAATTAAAAACGATTGATATCGCTAGTTATTAA
- the pyrE gene encoding orotate phosphoribosyltransferase: MVNLVKTPQTYSKEDFIDLAISNNVLKFGNFLLKSGRQSPYFFNAGLFYQGQALKKLGQFYAQTLIEHKINCQHLFGPAYKGLPLATATAIALAGQGIDATVTFNRKEVKDHGEGGVLIGAPLIGETIMIDDVITAGTAFREAQHLIKTNGGKLTTVIIALDRCERGLTTQSAINEIQDQGINVLSIINVHDLMDYLEKRQLVEELERLKTYQEDYGA, translated from the coding sequence TTGGTTAACCTAGTTAAAACGCCACAAACCTATTCTAAAGAGGACTTTATTGATTTAGCCATAAGTAACAATGTACTTAAGTTTGGCAATTTTTTATTAAAATCGGGACGTCAAAGCCCCTACTTTTTTAATGCTGGTTTATTTTACCAGGGTCAAGCCTTAAAAAAACTTGGCCAATTTTATGCGCAAACGCTTATAGAGCATAAAATAAATTGCCAGCATTTATTTGGGCCGGCTTATAAAGGATTACCATTAGCTACTGCAACAGCTATTGCCTTAGCAGGCCAAGGCATCGATGCTACCGTCACGTTTAATCGTAAAGAAGTTAAAGACCATGGTGAAGGCGGCGTGCTTATTGGCGCACCATTAATAGGTGAGACAATCATGATTGACGATGTGATTACCGCAGGCACTGCTTTTCGTGAAGCACAGCATTTAATAAAAACCAATGGCGGGAAGCTAACAACAGTCATTATTGCCCTAGATCGCTGTGAGCGTGGATTAACCACACAATCAGCAATCAACGAAATACAAGATCAAGGTATCAATGTATTATCTATTATTAATGTACATGATTTGATGGATTATTTAGAAAAAAGACAATTAGTAGAAGAGTTAGAACGATTAAAAACGTATCAAGAAGACTATGGCGCTTAA
- a CDS encoding AsmA family protein — protein sequence MPFLKKFIVTFLAFISFVALSLWILTKSVSPELMKSFVNQKITTLTTQPSEIKGAINWQLFPHPGIKIENICIGNQTAQSPCAIKLGQLLFNLKISALLQGKIVFNEIKIDNVTAVINLNKKPPLVVSAPTTPLTITPPAKKLEEQFAIERLLMTHGKLSINMDNNVLHVTSLQLGAESINLQQDLFSFQLKAAIDYVFNQKHASTQLQFKGEVGAPLRALTELDALLKSIVLKGQLLLQNLQVDNFKINKLSANTIMKHGVISLNPLTLNLYQGEAIGDLNYNFFSKLLKINQTATGINSARFTAALFNQKLLQGKLDLSLHSQSNLSQDNWLNQTTGSGNISLHQGTLEIIDLNKVVKKLSNAISQNQENQAAPPLEAEAFNYPTFFRGTTPLKLMSIQYQLDHTLLSSDAIVLQTAMLQLKGDGKLSLTDYRLTSHLMATLTAEDDKISNIQQSLGGSFPLIIQGNLNHPTVLPDLKKINANLAKFWIKTNLVKPVLKIKDQFVSFFNH from the coding sequence ATGCCGTTTTTAAAAAAATTTATAGTTACCTTTTTAGCTTTCATTTCATTCGTTGCTCTTTCTCTTTGGATTTTAACCAAATCAGTAAGTCCAGAATTAATGAAAAGCTTTGTCAACCAGAAAATAACCACACTGACTACGCAACCTAGCGAGATAAAAGGGGCTATTAATTGGCAGCTATTCCCTCATCCAGGAATTAAAATAGAAAATATTTGTATCGGCAATCAAACTGCACAAAGCCCCTGTGCTATAAAATTAGGGCAATTACTTTTTAATTTAAAAATCTCAGCCTTATTACAGGGTAAAATAGTATTTAATGAAATTAAAATTGATAATGTCACAGCGGTAATAAATTTAAATAAAAAGCCACCTTTAGTAGTATCTGCACCTACAACCCCATTAACAATTACTCCACCTGCTAAGAAGTTAGAAGAGCAATTTGCTATTGAGAGACTATTAATGACTCATGGTAAACTAAGTATTAATATGGATAATAATGTTCTTCATGTCACTTCTTTACAGCTAGGCGCTGAGAGCATTAATTTACAGCAAGATTTATTTTCCTTTCAACTCAAAGCAGCAATTGACTATGTTTTTAATCAAAAACATGCTTCTACCCAACTGCAATTTAAGGGTGAAGTAGGTGCTCCTCTTAGGGCACTGACTGAATTAGATGCTCTTCTTAAATCGATTGTTCTAAAAGGGCAACTCCTTCTCCAAAATCTGCAAGTTGATAATTTCAAAATCAATAAATTAAGTGCCAATACCATTATGAAACATGGTGTTATTTCTTTAAATCCCCTGACGCTTAATCTTTATCAAGGCGAAGCCATTGGTGACTTAAATTACAATTTCTTTTCTAAGTTGCTCAAAATTAATCAAACAGCAACAGGAATAAATAGCGCGCGCTTTACGGCTGCTTTATTTAATCAAAAATTATTGCAGGGAAAACTTGATCTATCTCTTCATTCACAATCAAATTTGAGCCAAGATAACTGGTTAAACCAAACAACGGGTAGCGGCAATATTAGTCTTCATCAAGGCACGCTTGAAATAATTGATTTAAATAAAGTAGTTAAAAAACTAAGTAATGCTATTAGCCAAAATCAAGAGAATCAAGCAGCACCACCTTTAGAAGCTGAAGCATTTAATTATCCAACGTTTTTTCGTGGAACAACACCACTTAAGCTCATGTCAATTCAATATCAACTAGACCATACGCTTTTATCAAGCGATGCAATCGTACTGCAAACAGCCATGCTACAATTGAAAGGTGATGGTAAACTTAGCTTAACAGACTATCGTTTAACCAGTCATCTTATGGCAACGCTTACCGCAGAAGATGATAAAATAAGCAACATACAGCAATCACTAGGCGGTAGTTTCCCGTTAATAATTCAAGGTAATTTAAACCACCCTACGGTGTTACCTGATTTAAAAAAAATAAACGCAAATTTGGCTAAATTTTGGATTAAGACTAACTTAGTGAAACCCGTACTAAAAATTAAAGATCAATTTGTTTCATTTTTTAATCATTAA
- a CDS encoding FLgD tudor-like domain-containing protein: MFDLDGYLENYDDLNQLDTQMRFPDQKSNSFLPSGDTTWALLTWYHLNYIVPDFSKCLASTFQSNQVLQASALVGRKVIVTANYLLINKELSCQMLIEVITHVNKAMAVIYDCTGRIIRKLLLGEQPAGFLEFEWDLLNYQGLRIPPGKYLLQASGFVADKKIPLKTLIIANVNGVNLEQKTGEIKLSIAGLGDVTLEQVEFISN, encoded by the coding sequence GTGTTTGATTTAGATGGTTATCTTGAAAACTATGACGATTTAAATCAATTAGATACACAAATGCGGTTTCCTGACCAAAAATCAAATTCTTTTTTGCCGAGTGGCGATACAACGTGGGCATTACTGACCTGGTATCATTTGAATTACATAGTGCCAGATTTTAGCAAATGCTTAGCATCTACCTTTCAATCTAACCAAGTTTTACAGGCATCAGCGTTAGTTGGCCGTAAAGTCATTGTTACCGCAAATTATTTATTAATAAATAAAGAGCTTTCTTGCCAAATGCTTATTGAAGTCATTACCCATGTCAATAAAGCAATGGCCGTTATCTATGATTGTACCGGCAGGATAATTCGTAAGTTGCTATTAGGAGAGCAGCCTGCTGGTTTTTTAGAATTTGAATGGGATTTGTTAAACTACCAAGGCTTACGCATCCCCCCAGGTAAGTACTTATTACAAGCCAGTGGCTTTGTAGCAGACAAGAAAATCCCACTAAAAACTCTAATCATAGCGAATGTAAATGGAGTGAATTTAGAGCAGAAAACAGGTGAAATTAAATTAAGTATTGCAGGTCTTGGTGATGTTACCCTTGAGCAAGTCGAATTCATCTCTAATTAA
- a CDS encoding DEAD/DEAH box helicase, whose translation MSFENLNLIKPLLRAIREQGYETPSPIQEKAIPFILKGVDLLASAQTGTGKTAAFTLPILQKLTEKPQAKAKQAQALILTPTRELAIQIHTNVVQYSQHLKLRSAVVYGGVKINAQIAALQEGVEILVATPGRLLDLHQQNAIHFTDIQTLVLDEADRMLDMGFIHDIKRIIALLPRVRQNLLFSATFSDDIRKLAKKLLVNPVEVSVATRNATAVKVNQIIFPVDKARKTALLCHLIHKENWQQALVFSRTKHGANKLVKGLTSANVPALAIHGNKSQPQRIKALNDFKNGKVQILVATDIAARGIDIEQLPLVVNFDLPDVPHDYVHRIGRTGRAGHQGLAVSLVCADEFKQLQAIEKVINHRLKRIEVDDFEPNHRLPTQAPKASAVKARKAHEHSKMERKNKGRYPFK comes from the coding sequence ATGAGTTTTGAAAATTTAAATTTAATAAAACCTTTGTTGCGCGCAATTCGTGAACAAGGCTATGAAACACCTTCACCCATACAAGAAAAAGCAATTCCTTTCATATTAAAAGGCGTTGATTTGTTAGCATCAGCACAAACTGGTACAGGAAAAACGGCAGCCTTTACTCTGCCAATTTTACAAAAATTAACCGAGAAGCCGCAGGCAAAAGCAAAGCAGGCACAAGCTCTGATATTAACACCTACGCGTGAACTAGCAATTCAAATACATACCAATGTGGTGCAATATAGCCAGCACCTTAAGCTTCGCTCAGCAGTCGTTTACGGTGGCGTTAAAATTAACGCTCAAATAGCAGCATTACAAGAAGGTGTTGAAATATTGGTAGCTACCCCAGGTCGGCTACTTGATCTACACCAGCAAAATGCCATTCATTTTACCGATATTCAAACCTTGGTTTTAGATGAAGCAGACCGCATGTTGGATATGGGATTTATTCACGATATTAAACGGATTATTGCATTACTGCCGCGTGTACGACAAAATTTATTATTTTCAGCCACTTTTTCAGATGATATTCGAAAATTAGCGAAAAAATTGCTTGTAAATCCCGTTGAAGTTTCGGTAGCTACTCGTAATGCCACTGCAGTTAAGGTCAATCAGATTATTTTCCCTGTCGATAAAGCACGAAAAACAGCCCTACTTTGTCATTTAATTCACAAAGAAAATTGGCAGCAAGCACTTGTTTTTTCGCGCACCAAACATGGCGCTAATAAGCTTGTTAAAGGTTTAACTTCAGCCAATGTTCCAGCGTTAGCTATTCATGGTAATAAAAGCCAGCCCCAACGCATTAAAGCACTGAATGATTTTAAAAATGGCAAAGTACAAATTTTGGTTGCCACAGACATTGCAGCACGGGGAATTGACATTGAGCAATTGCCTTTAGTGGTTAATTTTGATTTACCTGATGTACCTCATGACTACGTACACCGTATAGGCCGTACTGGGCGCGCGGGTCATCAAGGCCTAGCTGTCTCGTTAGTGTGCGCTGATGAATTTAAACAATTACAAGCTATTGAAAAAGTAATTAATCATCGCCTTAAACGAATAGAGGTCGATGATTTTGAACCTAACCATCGCCTTCCTACACAAGCGCCTAAAGCATCTGCAGTAAAAGCGAGAAAAGCTCATGAACATTCTAAAATGGAGCGAAAAAATAAAGGTCGATATCCGTTTAAATAA